One genomic window of Sphingomonas ginsengisoli An et al. 2013 includes the following:
- a CDS encoding SufE family protein, whose amino-acid sequence MTELSTLAAIYDDYELLDAEERYRLLIELGKLLEPMPEVLKTDATRVRGCSASVWVYPTRREDGRLHFLADSNAAITKGIVALVLAAVQDRAPAEIAATDIAAELAPFELGRQLSSNRTQGIPNMIALVRETAERLAA is encoded by the coding sequence GTGACCGAACTTTCCACCCTTGCCGCCATCTACGACGATTACGAATTGCTCGATGCCGAGGAGCGCTACCGGCTGCTGATCGAACTGGGCAAGTTGCTCGAGCCGATGCCCGAGGTGCTCAAGACCGACGCGACCAGGGTGCGCGGCTGCTCGGCCTCGGTATGGGTCTATCCGACCCGGCGCGAGGACGGTCGCCTCCATTTCCTCGCCGACAGCAACGCCGCGATCACCAAGGGGATTGTCGCGCTGGTGCTGGCGGCGGTGCAGGACCGCGCACCGGCCGAGATCGCCGCGACGGACATCGCGGCTGAGCTGGCGCCGTTCGAGCTTGGCCGCCAACTCTCGTCCAATCGGACCCAGGGCATCCCCAACATGATCGCGCTGGTCCGCGAAACCGCTGAGCGTCTGGCGGCGTGA
- a CDS encoding thioesterase family protein produces MTASDHPVLGAVLEQFTPSAGDWVGEAPLSWAQGRTLYGGMTAALAWAMAARAFPGLPPLRSAQVAFVGPAAGSLTITPRLIRQGRSAAFVQVSVTGEAGPAAECLFSCGAPRDSAVHHPATAAPAVPAPADCPALFGGAPGPDFARNFEMRLAAGNRPLGGGEPEFTCWTRFARSQEVEPLTGLIALADALPPAAMVSFPRPAVISSMTWSIEVDALPPDADAWFLQRSAAEDSADGYSRQAMTLWDANGRRLFAARQTVAIFV; encoded by the coding sequence ATGACCGCAAGCGATCACCCCGTGCTCGGCGCCGTTCTCGAGCAGTTCACGCCCTCGGCGGGTGACTGGGTCGGCGAGGCGCCGCTGAGCTGGGCGCAGGGGCGAACGCTTTACGGCGGAATGACCGCGGCGCTGGCGTGGGCGATGGCGGCGCGGGCCTTTCCAGGCCTTCCGCCGCTGCGCTCGGCGCAAGTGGCGTTCGTCGGCCCCGCCGCCGGCTCGCTCACCATCACTCCCCGGCTCATCCGCCAAGGCCGCTCGGCCGCCTTCGTCCAGGTCAGCGTCACCGGCGAGGCCGGCCCTGCCGCCGAGTGCCTGTTTTCGTGCGGCGCGCCACGCGACAGCGCCGTGCATCATCCCGCGACCGCCGCCCCCGCAGTCCCCGCTCCCGCCGACTGCCCGGCCCTGTTCGGCGGCGCGCCGGGTCCGGATTTCGCGCGCAACTTCGAAATGCGGCTCGCGGCAGGCAACCGCCCGCTCGGCGGCGGGGAACCCGAATTCACCTGCTGGACACGGTTTGCCCGCAGCCAGGAAGTCGAGCCGCTGACCGGGCTGATCGCGCTGGCCGATGCGCTCCCGCCGGCAGCGATGGTCAGCTTCCCCAGACCCGCGGTGATCTCCTCGATGACCTGGAGCATCGAGGTCGATGCGTTGCCGCCCGACGCCGACGCCTGGTTCCTCCAGCGCTCGGCGGCCGAGGACAGCGCCGATGGCTATTCGCGCCAGGCCATGACCCTGTGGGATGCAAACGGTCGCCGCCTGTTCGCCGCCCGCCAGACGGTCGCGATCTTCGTTTAG
- a CDS encoding L,D-transpeptidase family protein, with protein sequence MMRQGNGFILAALLLAATPVGAAVQAPPTDPYSLPKGGEQGLDMAVVDEDALPKEPEQVADELRDASLDEQWSGAPVDLMRPVNPLYTDLRRALVRYQLEWAGLPCLLIPESGPPLVKGASNERVTALRTRLGLGAPDPLLPAGFDSALETKIKAFQAAHGLPADGKADAETIRALNRGPDFYQQRILLNMERARRLPAPGTANARKYILVDAAAARLWMMEDGKVAGTMKVVVGTTASPTPMMAALMRYANVNPYWNIPPDLVRKSIAPAVLAQGPAYLKAKRYEVLDSWEDDAKVVDPTTIDWRAVAAGATEQRVRQLPGAGNFMGEIKFMLPNNYGIYLHDTPAKALFGQDERHRSNGCVRLEDARALAKWVFGDMPRATSPDAEQRVELAEPLPVYITYLTAGIAPDGKLAFAPDTYGRDQRLLARFDPLGPLTSGGGR encoded by the coding sequence ATGATGCGACAGGGGAACGGCTTCATTTTGGCAGCATTGCTGCTGGCGGCGACGCCGGTCGGCGCGGCCGTCCAGGCGCCCCCCACCGACCCCTATTCGCTGCCAAAAGGCGGCGAGCAGGGTCTCGACATGGCGGTGGTCGACGAGGACGCGCTGCCCAAGGAGCCCGAGCAGGTGGCCGACGAACTGCGCGATGCGAGCCTCGACGAGCAGTGGAGCGGCGCGCCGGTCGACCTGATGCGCCCGGTCAATCCGCTCTACACCGATCTGCGCCGGGCGCTGGTTCGCTATCAGCTCGAATGGGCCGGGTTGCCTTGTCTGCTCATCCCCGAGAGCGGTCCCCCGCTGGTCAAGGGCGCGAGCAACGAGCGGGTGACCGCGCTGCGGACGAGGCTGGGGCTCGGCGCGCCGGACCCGCTGCTGCCTGCCGGGTTCGACAGCGCGCTCGAGACCAAGATCAAGGCGTTCCAAGCGGCACACGGCCTTCCCGCCGACGGCAAGGCGGACGCCGAGACCATCCGGGCGCTCAATCGCGGGCCCGACTTCTACCAGCAGCGGATCCTGCTCAACATGGAGCGGGCGCGGCGGCTGCCGGCGCCGGGGACCGCCAACGCCCGCAAATATATCCTTGTCGACGCGGCGGCCGCGCGGTTGTGGATGATGGAGGACGGCAAGGTCGCCGGAACGATGAAGGTGGTGGTCGGCACCACCGCCTCGCCGACCCCGATGATGGCCGCGCTGATGCGCTACGCCAACGTGAATCCCTATTGGAACATTCCGCCCGACCTCGTCCGCAAGTCGATCGCGCCGGCGGTGCTCGCCCAGGGGCCGGCCTATCTCAAGGCCAAGCGCTACGAGGTGCTCGATAGCTGGGAAGACGATGCCAAGGTCGTCGATCCGACGACGATCGATTGGCGGGCGGTGGCGGCGGGGGCGACCGAGCAGCGCGTCCGCCAGCTTCCCGGCGCGGGCAACTTCATGGGCGAGATCAAGTTCATGCTGCCCAACAACTACGGCATCTATCTCCACGATACGCCCGCCAAGGCGCTGTTCGGTCAGGACGAGCGCCACCGGTCGAACGGCTGCGTGCGGCTCGAGGACGCGCGGGCGCTTGCTAAATGGGTATTCGGTGACATGCCGCGGGCCACGTCTCCTGATGCCGAGCAACGGGTCGAGCTGGCGGAGCCGCTGCCGGTCTACATCACCTATCTCACCGCGGGCATCGCGCCCGACGGCAAGCTTGCCTTCGCGCCCGACACCTACGGACGCGACCAGCGGCTGCTGGCGCGGTTCGATCCGCTCGGACCGCTGACCAGCGGCGGGGGCAGATGA
- a CDS encoding putative bifunctional diguanylate cyclase/phosphodiesterase, whose translation MLDALPIAAAVISRGTDGMLDLGSFNGKFESAVAQSTVPGFDKVTESCLRDGLLHDHLQGWFNGDKHDELDFRDGWGLETRHYRLRLARLPTPPGSPSRALLSVVDRTTEVRTERSLREEMLRDSLTGLPNRVAFTEMIEAATLDKGDGRGGHAVLVVDLARFSRINESMGSLAGDELLITFARRLISALRAGDRLARTGGNEFGIIVALRRGIADANRAADRILETLSAPFRLSELEIRVECAIGVALFTAGTDTEELFRNAQFACKQAKASGKPEIYEPGEASAARRRFSIETELRRALDRDQLDLAYQPLVDMRTGEVAGFEALARWNHPDRGEISPNEFIPVAEESGLILSLGRWAMHRAAASLAQWDVAAGEKLPVKLGVNLSAIQIARDDVAKVVDDALRSARIGGDRLSLELTESCIVQDPGRATRVFDALKSLDTTLAMDDFGTGYSSLAYLQRLPIDVLKIDRSFVSALMVDPDSVAIVRAVLSLAEALNMKTTAEGIETRELAATLGALGCDLGQGFYYAKPLSEQAALDYWRSRRRKPLSR comes from the coding sequence TTGCTCGACGCGCTGCCGATCGCCGCCGCGGTGATCAGCCGCGGGACCGACGGCATGCTCGATCTCGGCTCGTTCAACGGAAAGTTCGAAAGCGCGGTCGCCCAATCGACCGTCCCGGGCTTCGACAAGGTCACCGAGAGCTGTTTGCGCGACGGCCTGCTTCACGATCATTTGCAGGGCTGGTTCAACGGCGACAAGCACGACGAACTCGATTTTCGCGATGGTTGGGGGCTCGAAACCCGCCATTACCGTCTGCGCCTCGCCCGCCTGCCCACCCCGCCCGGCAGTCCGAGCCGAGCTCTTTTGTCCGTGGTCGATCGCACCACTGAAGTCCGCACCGAGCGCTCGCTTCGCGAGGAGATGCTGCGCGACAGCCTGACCGGGCTGCCCAACCGCGTCGCCTTCACCGAGATGATCGAGGCGGCCACGCTCGACAAGGGCGACGGGCGCGGCGGGCACGCCGTGCTGGTGGTCGACCTCGCGCGCTTCAGTCGCATCAACGAGAGCATGGGCAGCCTCGCCGGCGACGAGTTGCTGATCACGTTCGCGCGCCGACTGATCTCGGCGCTGCGGGCCGGCGACCGGCTGGCGCGGACTGGCGGCAATGAGTTCGGGATCATCGTCGCACTTCGTCGCGGCATCGCCGACGCCAACCGGGCGGCTGACCGCATCCTCGAGACGCTGTCGGCGCCTTTTCGTTTGTCCGAACTCGAAATCCGGGTCGAATGCGCGATCGGCGTCGCCTTGTTCACGGCCGGCACCGACACCGAGGAACTATTCCGCAACGCCCAGTTCGCCTGCAAGCAGGCCAAGGCGAGCGGCAAGCCCGAAATCTACGAACCGGGCGAGGCCAGCGCCGCCCGCCGCCGCTTCTCGATCGAGACCGAGCTGCGCCGCGCGCTCGACCGCGATCAACTCGACCTCGCCTACCAGCCGCTGGTCGACATGCGCACCGGCGAGGTGGCCGGGTTCGAAGCGCTGGCCCGCTGGAACCACCCCGATCGCGGTGAGATCAGTCCCAACGAATTCATCCCCGTCGCCGAGGAAAGCGGGCTGATCCTGTCGCTCGGACGCTGGGCAATGCACCGCGCCGCCGCCAGCCTTGCCCAATGGGACGTCGCCGCCGGCGAGAAACTGCCGGTCAAGCTCGGCGTCAACCTGTCGGCCATCCAGATTGCCCGCGACGACGTTGCCAAGGTCGTCGACGACGCCCTGCGCAGCGCGCGGATCGGCGGAGATCGCCTGAGCCTCGAGCTGACCGAGAGCTGCATCGTTCAGGATCCTGGCCGCGCGACCCGCGTATTCGACGCCTTGAAAAGCCTCGATACGACCCTCGCGATGGACGATTTCGGCACCGGCTATTCAAGCCTCGCTTACCTCCAGCGACTGCCGATCGACGTGCTCAAGATCGACCGCAGTTTCGTCTCTGCTCTGATGGTCGATCCCGACAGTGTGGCGATCGTCCGCGCGGTGCTGAGCCTGGCCGAAGCGCTCAACATGAAGACCACCGCCGAGGGGATCGAAACCCGCGAGCTGGCGGCGACGCTCGGCGCGCTCGGCTGCGATCTCGGCCAGGGTTTCTATTACGCGAAGCCACTGAGCGAGCAGGCCGCGCTCGACTATTGGCGCAGCCGCCGCCGCAAGCCGTTGAGCCGCTGA
- a CDS encoding aldo/keto reductase, giving the protein MHRRRLGPSGPEVSAIGLGCMGMSEFYGAGDEAESIATIHLALERGVDFLDTADMYGPFTNEKLVGKAIADRRDRVFLATKFGNVRGEKGEFLGVRGDPDYVRSACEASLKRLGVETIDLYYQHRVDRNVPIEETVGAMARLKEEGKIRFLGLSEAAPATIRKAHGVHPITALQTEYSLWSRDAEDEILPTVRELGIGYVAYSPLGRGFLTGQITRPEDFPEDDFRRFHPRFVGENFARNIALVHELERLAADKGCSAAQLALAWVLSRGQDIVPIPGTKHRKYLEQNIAATELSLSEDELQRLDEILPPGAAAGARYHERGMETVNG; this is encoded by the coding sequence ATGCATCGTCGCCGTCTCGGCCCCAGCGGGCCCGAAGTCTCCGCCATCGGTCTCGGCTGCATGGGGATGAGCGAATTCTATGGCGCCGGCGATGAAGCCGAGAGCATCGCTACCATCCACCTCGCGCTCGAGCGCGGGGTCGACTTCCTCGACACGGCCGACATGTACGGGCCGTTCACCAACGAAAAACTGGTCGGCAAGGCGATCGCCGATCGCCGCGACCGGGTCTTTCTCGCGACCAAGTTTGGCAATGTCCGCGGCGAGAAGGGTGAGTTCCTCGGCGTCCGCGGCGATCCCGACTATGTTCGCTCCGCCTGCGAGGCGAGCCTGAAGCGGCTCGGGGTCGAGACGATCGACCTGTATTACCAGCACCGCGTCGACCGGAACGTGCCGATCGAGGAGACGGTCGGCGCGATGGCGCGGCTCAAGGAGGAGGGGAAGATCCGCTTCCTCGGGCTCAGCGAAGCGGCGCCCGCGACCATCCGCAAGGCGCACGGCGTGCACCCGATCACCGCGCTGCAGACCGAATATTCGCTGTGGAGCCGTGACGCCGAGGACGAGATCCTGCCGACGGTGCGCGAACTAGGCATCGGCTACGTCGCTTACTCACCGCTCGGGCGTGGCTTTCTCACCGGGCAGATCACCAGGCCCGAGGATTTTCCCGAAGACGATTTCCGTCGCTTCCACCCGCGTTTCGTTGGCGAGAACTTCGCGAGGAACATCGCGCTGGTCCACGAGCTCGAGCGGCTGGCCGCCGACAAGGGCTGCAGCGCGGCGCAGCTGGCGCTGGCGTGGGTGCTGTCGCGCGGGCAGGACATCGTCCCGATCCCCGGGACCAAGCACCGCAAATATCTCGAGCAGAATATCGCTGCGACCGAGCTTTCACTGAGTGAAGACGAACTTCAACGGCTCGACGAGATCCTGCCGCCCGGCGCCGCGGCAGGCGCGCGCTATCACGAGCGCGGGATGGAAACCGTCAACGGCTAG
- a CDS encoding J domain-containing protein: MARSTRSDDWGFPRWRSYGAKGREAARVRLCDREGCDLPGDRPAPKAPNTPDRWYFCEGHAAEYNKNWDYFANLGAGEAADRERAERSQANGFRSSAHWSWGGPGDGSRSRDEMRALETLDLESDATFDHVKAAYRRLAKENHPDVNQGDEAAAATFQKVQAAYDVLRKAEERRSAAA; the protein is encoded by the coding sequence ATGGCACGCTCGACCCGATCCGACGACTGGGGCTTTCCGCGCTGGCGCTCGTATGGCGCCAAGGGGCGCGAGGCGGCGCGGGTGCGGCTATGCGACCGCGAGGGTTGCGACCTGCCCGGCGACCGCCCTGCCCCCAAGGCGCCCAACACACCGGACCGCTGGTACTTCTGCGAGGGTCACGCGGCCGAATATAACAAGAACTGGGATTATTTCGCCAATCTTGGCGCCGGCGAAGCCGCCGATCGCGAGCGCGCCGAGCGGTCGCAAGCCAACGGCTTTCGCAGCAGCGCGCACTGGAGCTGGGGCGGCCCGGGCGACGGCAGCCGCTCACGCGACGAGATGCGCGCGCTGGAAACGCTCGACCTCGAAAGCGATGCGACGTTCGACCACGTCAAGGCCGCCTATCGCCGGCTGGCGAAGGAGAACCACCCCGACGTCAATCAGGGCGACGAGGCCGCCGCCGCGACCTTCCAAAAGGTGCAGGCGGCCTATGACGTGCTGCGCAAGGCCGAAGAGCGGCGCTCGGCCGCGGCCTAG
- a CDS encoding outer membrane protein, protein MARDHSPYIGIEGGGMIVEDTHLNRVVGGTTTADAIVINHSTGYDVDAIAGYDFGMLRIEAEAGYKRAAHDDYRGTYIPATVTTLNANGHTSVLSLMGNALLDFGDDDGIQGFVGAGAGIARVKINYADNAASTTDFGISKSGFAYQAVAGFRVPVTANIDLGLKYRFFNAKKFRDDFLIGSATNEFRGHLRTHSLMASLIFNFAAPPPPPPPPPPPPPPPPPPPPATQTCPDGSVILATDACPAPPPPPPPPPAPERG, encoded by the coding sequence ATGGCCCGCGATCACTCTCCGTACATCGGCATCGAAGGCGGCGGCATGATTGTTGAGGATACTCACCTCAACCGCGTCGTCGGCGGCACCACCACTGCCGATGCCATCGTCATCAACCACTCGACCGGCTACGACGTCGACGCCATCGCCGGCTACGACTTCGGTATGCTCCGTATCGAAGCCGAAGCCGGCTACAAGCGCGCTGCGCATGACGACTATCGCGGGACCTACATCCCGGCGACCGTCACCACGCTCAACGCCAATGGCCACACCAGCGTTCTCTCGCTGATGGGTAATGCGCTGCTCGACTTCGGTGACGACGACGGCATCCAGGGCTTCGTCGGTGCTGGTGCGGGTATTGCCCGCGTCAAGATCAACTACGCCGACAACGCCGCGTCGACCACCGACTTCGGCATCAGCAAGAGCGGGTTCGCTTATCAGGCCGTCGCGGGCTTCCGCGTTCCGGTCACCGCGAACATCGACCTCGGCCTGAAGTATCGCTTCTTCAACGCCAAGAAGTTCCGTGACGATTTCCTGATCGGCTCGGCAACCAACGAGTTCCGCGGTCACCTCCGCACGCACTCGCTGATGGCGTCGCTGATCTTTAACTTCGCGGCCCCGCCGCCCCCGCCGCCGCCGCCGCCGCCGCCTCCGCCCCCGCCGCCTCCGCCGCCTCCGGCGACGCAGACCTGCCCGGACGGTTCGGTGATCCTGGCGACCGACGCGTGCCCGGCTCCGCCGCCGCCGCCGCCGCCGCCGCCCGCTCCCGAGCGCGGCTAA
- the metC gene encoding cystathionine beta-lyase, which translates to MSDDPEQSPLTRLVHAGRKREWRGKLVNVPVERTSTVLFDDLADLRASYPPKDGRYSYGRNGTASQWALAEALTALEPGAAGTLLFPSGAAACAMALTSCLGPGDELLMVDSVYGPTRHFCDGELKRMGVATHYYSPSLTPDELRERVTPRTRALFLESPASLTFEVQDVPGLAAAAHDLGLVTLLDNSWATSLFFPAIASGIDLAITACTKHIGGHSDVMLGAVSASPERFAQLDKAVRQWGVAVSPDDAWLALRGLRTLDVRLRRHEANGLAIARWLAKQPRVTRVLHPALPSCPGHEHFSHYRGATGLFSIVLDATRAERDTLIEALTLFGLGYSWGGYESLVCPVELKGLRSLGDALSGPAIRLHIGLEEPVDLIADLARASARL; encoded by the coding sequence ATGAGCGACGATCCTGAGCAATCCCCCCTTACCCGCCTCGTCCATGCCGGCCGCAAGCGCGAATGGCGCGGCAAGCTTGTCAACGTGCCGGTCGAGCGGACCTCGACCGTGCTGTTCGACGATCTCGCCGATCTGCGCGCATCCTACCCGCCGAAGGACGGCCGCTACAGCTACGGGCGCAACGGCACCGCCAGCCAGTGGGCGCTGGCCGAGGCGCTGACCGCGCTCGAGCCCGGCGCGGCGGGCACCCTCCTGTTTCCCTCGGGCGCCGCCGCCTGCGCGATGGCGCTGACCAGTTGCCTCGGGCCGGGCGACGAACTGCTGATGGTCGACAGCGTTTATGGGCCGACACGCCATTTCTGCGACGGCGAGCTCAAACGGATGGGCGTCGCAACGCATTATTACTCGCCGAGCCTGACACCGGATGAATTGCGTGAGCGGGTCACGCCTCGGACACGCGCGCTGTTCCTCGAAAGCCCCGCCTCCCTCACCTTCGAGGTGCAGGACGTCCCCGGCCTTGCCGCCGCCGCGCACGACCTCGGGCTCGTCACCCTGCTCGACAACAGCTGGGCGACCAGCCTGTTCTTTCCCGCGATCGCCAGCGGCATCGACCTCGCGATCACCGCCTGCACCAAACATATCGGCGGCCATTCAGACGTGATGCTCGGCGCGGTGAGTGCCTCGCCCGAGCGGTTTGCCCAACTCGACAAGGCAGTGCGGCAGTGGGGGGTCGCGGTCAGTCCCGATGACGCTTGGCTGGCACTTCGCGGCCTCCGCACGCTCGACGTCCGCCTGCGCCGCCACGAAGCGAACGGGCTGGCCATCGCGCGCTGGCTGGCCAAGCAGCCGCGAGTCACCCGCGTGCTTCACCCAGCATTGCCCTCTTGTCCGGGGCATGAGCATTTCAGCCATTATCGCGGCGCCACCGGTCTGTTCAGCATCGTGCTCGACGCGACCCGCGCCGAGCGCGACACGCTGATCGAAGCGCTGACCCTGTTCGGGCTCGGCTACAGCTGGGGCGGCTATGAGAGCCTGGTCTGCCCGGTCGAATTGAAGGGCCTGCGCAGCCTCGGCGACGCGCTGAGCGGACCCGCCATCCGGCTGCACATCGGGCTTGAGGAGCCGGTCGACCTGATCGCCGACCTCGCCCGAGCCTCCGCCAGACTCTAG
- a CDS encoding N-acetylmuramoyl-L-alanine amidase, which yields MIDLPSPNHDERALPVSMIVLHYTGMPDCQGALDRLTSPEAKVSSHYCIDEDGSIYRLVEDDRRAWHAGKSYWRGVRDINSASIGIEIVNPGHEFGYRDFPDEQIAALIPLVAELKDRYGIGRGNVVGHSDIAPTRKEDPGELFPWAALAKRRLALPSPTRNLIDPYWSDAAFHLALERFGYDVTDPWKATVAFQRRFRPDRIDGIVDGECRAKLLALLLPRPMGEM from the coding sequence ATGATCGACCTGCCCTCGCCCAACCATGACGAGCGGGCCCTGCCCGTGTCGATGATCGTGCTTCACTACACCGGCATGCCCGATTGCCAGGGCGCGCTCGACCGGCTGACCTCGCCCGAGGCCAAGGTGTCGTCGCACTATTGCATCGACGAGGACGGCAGCATCTATCGGCTGGTCGAGGACGATCGCCGCGCGTGGCACGCGGGCAAAAGTTACTGGCGCGGGGTGCGCGACATCAATTCGGCCTCGATCGGGATCGAGATCGTCAATCCGGGGCACGAGTTCGGCTATCGCGACTTTCCCGACGAGCAGATTGCGGCGCTGATCCCGCTCGTCGCCGAACTGAAGGATCGCTACGGGATCGGCCGCGGCAACGTCGTCGGCCATTCCGACATCGCCCCGACCCGCAAGGAAGATCCGGGCGAGCTGTTCCCGTGGGCGGCACTGGCGAAGCGGCGGCTGGCGCTGCCCAGCCCGACCCGCAATCTGATTGATCCCTATTGGTCGGACGCCGCCTTCCATCTGGCGCTTGAGCGGTTCGGTTACGACGTGACCGACCCGTGGAAGGCGACTGTCGCGTTCCAGCGTCGCTTCCGCCCGGACCGGATCGACGGGATTGTCGATGGCGAGTGCCGCGCCAAGCTGCTTGCGCTGCTCCTTCCTCGCCCGATGGGCGAGATGTGA
- a CDS encoding PaaI family thioesterase — MSGGFDPESFFRLARTVGHGRALGLGYRAHGDDWVELALPWREELVGVPETGVLATGVIVSLLDTCAGTSVWCKLGRFRPAATLDLRIDYLRPALRGEEMIAHCECYKITRKVAFVRGIAHGGDAARPVAHMAATFMLMD, encoded by the coding sequence GTGAGCGGCGGGTTCGATCCCGAGAGTTTCTTCCGGCTGGCGCGCACGGTCGGGCATGGCCGCGCGCTCGGACTGGGCTATCGCGCCCACGGCGACGATTGGGTCGAACTGGCGCTTCCTTGGCGCGAGGAACTGGTCGGCGTGCCCGAGACGGGCGTGCTGGCGACCGGCGTGATTGTCAGCCTGCTCGACACCTGCGCGGGAACGTCGGTGTGGTGCAAGCTCGGCCGGTTTCGCCCGGCAGCGACGCTGGATCTCCGGATCGACTACCTCCGCCCAGCGCTGCGCGGCGAGGAGATGATCGCGCATTGCGAATGCTACAAGATCACGCGCAAGGTCGCCTTCGTGCGCGGGATTGCGCATGGTGGTGATGCAGCGCGGCCGGTGGCGCACATGGCCGCCACCTTCATGCTGATGGACTAG
- a CDS encoding L,D-transpeptidase family protein, whose translation MPVNKFLLTVSLASLVAVPGVAEARRQPPPPPPAPVRIAPTDPIELYYYQHGDAPIWTRSSDTKAALPVLTGILRRARIEGLNDGPQLADAIDAAMQRAAASNSPADNQALEYTASRGLVAYVSLIKKAPAGMLFGYSYLAPQGGRPDQILLTAAASPSLTQYLQKASSPNPTYASLRDAGWKAMQANPSGPIDPRLLSNLERARVLPAGGRYILVNSAEAKLTMFDNGQPVGSMKTVVGMTKFPDGKPNYLPTPMIASVIYYVTFNPYWNVPQNLILKNIGHKARDQGEPYLKAQGFQVISDWSENATVVPYADIDWKAVAAGTKTIRIRELPGKLNSMGRYKFNFRNSEDIYLHDTPMREYFSRDVRTLSNGCIRLEDAKRLAGWLLGRDPTPPNDQPEQHVQIPAGVPVYVTYLTAKVGPDGQLAYSDDYYGWDGNPQKQLAVTGTGVSRSE comes from the coding sequence ATGCCTGTGAACAAGTTCCTGCTTACCGTCAGTCTTGCCAGCCTGGTCGCGGTGCCCGGCGTCGCAGAGGCCAGACGTCAACCGCCGCCCCCGCCACCGGCGCCGGTGCGGATCGCGCCGACCGACCCGATCGAGCTCTATTATTACCAGCATGGCGACGCACCGATTTGGACGCGTTCGTCCGACACCAAGGCGGCCTTGCCAGTGCTCACGGGCATTCTGCGCCGAGCCCGGATCGAGGGTCTGAACGACGGGCCGCAACTGGCCGATGCGATCGACGCGGCGATGCAGCGTGCTGCGGCGAGCAATTCGCCGGCCGACAATCAGGCGCTCGAATATACCGCCAGCCGCGGTCTCGTTGCCTATGTTTCGCTGATCAAGAAGGCGCCGGCGGGGATGCTGTTCGGCTATTCCTACCTCGCCCCGCAGGGCGGTCGCCCGGACCAGATCCTGCTGACCGCGGCCGCCTCGCCAAGCCTCACCCAATATCTTCAGAAGGCGAGCAGCCCCAACCCGACCTACGCCTCGCTGCGCGACGCCGGGTGGAAGGCGATGCAGGCCAATCCGTCGGGTCCGATCGACCCGCGCCTCCTCTCCAACCTCGAGCGCGCGCGCGTGCTCCCCGCCGGCGGTCGCTACATCCTGGTCAACAGCGCCGAGGCGAAATTGACCATGTTCGACAACGGCCAACCGGTCGGCAGCATGAAGACCGTCGTCGGCATGACCAAATTCCCCGACGGCAAGCCCAACTACCTGCCGACCCCGATGATCGCGAGCGTCATCTATTACGTCACGTTCAACCCCTACTGGAACGTGCCCCAGAATCTGATCCTCAAGAATATCGGTCACAAGGCGCGCGACCAGGGCGAGCCCTACCTCAAGGCCCAGGGATTCCAGGTGATCAGCGACTGGAGCGAGAATGCGACGGTCGTGCCCTACGCCGACATCGACTGGAAGGCGGTCGCGGCGGGGACCAAGACGATCCGCATCCGCGAATTGCCGGGCAAATTGAATTCGATGGGTCGCTACAAGTTCAACTTCCGCAACTCGGAGGATATCTACCTACACGACACCCCGATGCGCGAATATTTCAGCCGCGACGTTCGGACGTTGTCGAACGGTTGCATCCGGCTCGAGGACGCCAAGCGCCTGGCCGGCTGGCTGCTCGGCCGCGACCCGACCCCGCCGAACGACCAGCCCGAGCAGCACGTCCAGATCCCGGCCGGGGTTCCGGTCTACGTCACCTATCTGACCGCCAAGGTCGGACCCGACGGCCAACTGGCCTATTCGGACGATTATTACGGCTGGGACGGCAATCCGCAGAAGCAGCTGGCGGTGACCGGAACCGGGGTCTCCCGTTCCGAATAA